Part of the Alteribacter lacisalsi genome, AAACAATCACGAAACTGATGAAGGAGGTTCCCGATTATGACGAAACGGGCACTACTGAGCGTATCGGACAAAACAGGTATTGAGGCACTGGCAGAACAGCTTTCCAATGCAGGTGTGAAGCTGATCTCCACAGGCGGAACAAAGCGCGCGATTGAGGCGGCCGGGATTCCGGTTACAGGCATTGAAGAGGTCACGGGCTTTCCTGAAATGATGGACGGCCGGGTGAAAACCCTGCATCCGCGCATTCACGGAGGGCTGCTCGCGCTCCGGGAATCGGCCGAGCATATGCGGGCGCTCCGTGAGCACGAAATCGAGCCGATTGATCTGGTTGTGGTGAACCTGTATCCGTTTCAGGCAACGATTGAGCGTCCGGATGCGACGTTTGACGAAGCAATTGAAAACATTGATATCGGCGGGCCGAGCATGATCCGTTCCGCGGCAAAAAACCACGAAAGCGTGGCGGTTGTGGTGGATCCGGCCGACTACGGGCGCGTGGTGAGCGAATTGAAGGACGGCGACGGGGAGCTCACGGCGGAATTCCGCAGAAAGCTGGCGGCAAAGGCGTTCCGTCATACGGCGTCGTACGATGCGCTGATCGCCCAGTACATGACCGAGCAGACTGGTGACGAGTACCCGGAAACACTGACGGTGACCTACAACAAAAAGCAGTCGCTCCGCTACGGGGAAAACCCGCACCAGCAGGCGGCGTTCTACGAGCGTCCGATGGGAAGCCGCACGTCGATTGCGAGAACAGAGCAGCTTCAGGGAAAAGAGCTTTCCTATAACAACATTAACGATGCCGATGCGGCAGTCGGCGTGGTGAAGGAGTTTACCCGTCCGGCAGTGGCGGCGATCAAACACATGAACCCGTGCGGCGTGGGAATCGGCGACACGGTTGAAGATGCGTTCCAGAAGGCGTATGAAGCCGATCCGGTGTCGATTTTCGGCGGCATCATTGCCTGCAACGGGGAAGTGGACGGCGCGACAGCTGCGCGGATGAAAGAGATTTTCCTTGAAATTGTGATTGCCCCTTCGTTTACGGACGAGGCGCGCGAAGTGCTGAGTGCGAAACCGAATCTGCGGCTTCTGACGATTAATTTTACCGATGCCCAGGCGATGGAGCAGCGGATCAGCACGGTCTCAGGCGGCGCGCTTGTTCAGGATACGGACACGCTCAGCTTTGAGGACGTGGAAACGACGATTCCGACAAAGCGCAAACCGACCGAAGAGGAAATGCGCCAGCTTGAGATGGCATGGAAAGTTGTGAAGCATGTGAAGTCAAATGCGATTGTCCTCGCAACAGAAGATCGGACGATCGGTGTCGGGGCCGGGCAGATGAACCGGGTCGGCGCGGCGAAAATCGCGATCGAGCAGGCGGCGAGCCGGATTGAAGGTGCCGTGATGGCATCTGACGCCTTTTTCCCAATGGGGGACACGGTGGAAGCGGCCGCGCAGGCCGGCATCCGGGCGATCATCCAGCCGGGCGGCTCGAAGCGCGACCAGGAGTCGATCGACAAAGCCGACGAATACGGCGTGGCGATGCTCTTTACCGGCGTGCGTCATTTTAAGCATTAAGAGTGTGCGAGGTGTCGGGGGAGCATTACGCAGGTTATAAGCGGAAATTTCGTTTTATGAACGAAAATCCGAATTTATAAGCGAAGTTTTCATTTTATAAGCGAAACGCCCTGTTTATGAGCGAAAATCCGAATTTATAAGCGATAACCAGGGCAGACACTCGAGTTGCACTGAAACGACCACCCCCCCCCAATCTGAAAGGAGCCTTCCTATTATGAAAGTACTTGTTATCGGCAAAGGCGGGCGCGAGCATGCGCTGGCCTGGGCCTTTCATAAAAGTCCGAACGTGACCGAAGTGATTGCCGCGCCGGGAAGTGACGGCATGGGAGACGTGGCACGATGCGTGCCGATTGCTGAAACGGATCATGACGGGATCATCGCGCTGGCACAAGACGAACAGACCGGGCTTGTTGTGATCGGGCCGGAAGCGCCTCTAGTGGATGGTCTGGCTGACCGGCTCCAGGAGGCAGACGTTCCCGTTTTCGGTCCGACAGCGGCCGCTGCCCAGGTGGAAGGCAGCAAGGAATTTGCCAAGCAGATGATGAAAAAGTACGCTATTCCAACAGCCCGCTACGACGTGTTTCACAGCCTCGAGCAGGCGAAGAGGTACGTGTCCGAGCAGGGCGCACCGATCGTCATTAAAGCGGATGGCCTTGCGGCAGGAAAAGGCGTCGTCGTGGCGCAGACCGAAGCGGAAGCCTTTGAGGCGCTTGAGCAGATGCTCGATACGAAAGCGTTCGGAGAGGCAGGGGCGCGTGTTGTAATTGAAGAATGCCTCGAAGGCGAAGAGTGCTCACTCATGGCGTTTGTGCACGGGGAAACGGTGGTGC contains:
- the purH gene encoding bifunctional phosphoribosylaminoimidazolecarboxamide formyltransferase/IMP cyclohydrolase; the encoded protein is MMTKRALLSVSDKTGIEALAEQLSNAGVKLISTGGTKRAIEAAGIPVTGIEEVTGFPEMMDGRVKTLHPRIHGGLLALRESAEHMRALREHEIEPIDLVVVNLYPFQATIERPDATFDEAIENIDIGGPSMIRSAAKNHESVAVVVDPADYGRVVSELKDGDGELTAEFRRKLAAKAFRHTASYDALIAQYMTEQTGDEYPETLTVTYNKKQSLRYGENPHQQAAFYERPMGSRTSIARTEQLQGKELSYNNINDADAAVGVVKEFTRPAVAAIKHMNPCGVGIGDTVEDAFQKAYEADPVSIFGGIIACNGEVDGATAARMKEIFLEIVIAPSFTDEAREVLSAKPNLRLLTINFTDAQAMEQRISTVSGGALVQDTDTLSFEDVETTIPTKRKPTEEEMRQLEMAWKVVKHVKSNAIVLATEDRTIGVGAGQMNRVGAAKIAIEQAASRIEGAVMASDAFFPMGDTVEAAAQAGIRAIIQPGGSKRDQESIDKADEYGVAMLFTGVRHFKH